In Isoptericola jiangsuensis, the following proteins share a genomic window:
- a CDS encoding type II toxin-antitoxin system HipA family toxin yields the protein MLTPELDAWLYGSRVARFTARDVGRAAPRVELAWDPDAVARWGYGARVLSHLLPMDPDGAPPPARVTAWLDGLMPEGRVRDHMAMDAGVDPEDVVGFFGAYGGDTVGALQFVPVGTRPRTGTDVARPLDDADVAALLRASVARAGGQGRSQHLTSSLPGMEPKIGLVRTGEAWFKAAPDQPTTHILKVARAADSPTADLVDTEAAALDLARRVGLTSIDAHVETFDDMRCIVVSRYDRVPDEAAPGGLRRVHQEDGAQALGINTRDPERKFQHGRAIPSLAAIAQVLRDDGARPDPLLALTALNLAVGNTDAHAKNVSLLRRENGTVALAPAYDVSMHLHHDHASRVFAMDVAGERDMDALTGADLVAEGVSWGLPRRRALRVVDSTLDALRGALGEIDRAAHPGVPPEAWRTVEERTDALRASLD from the coding sequence ATGCTGACGCCTGAGCTCGACGCCTGGCTGTACGGCAGCCGGGTCGCCCGGTTCACCGCGCGCGACGTCGGCCGCGCCGCCCCCCGGGTCGAGCTCGCGTGGGACCCCGACGCCGTCGCGCGGTGGGGGTACGGCGCCCGTGTGCTCTCCCACCTGCTGCCCATGGACCCCGACGGTGCCCCGCCGCCGGCGCGCGTCACGGCCTGGCTGGACGGGCTCATGCCCGAGGGACGGGTCCGTGACCACATGGCGATGGACGCCGGCGTCGACCCGGAGGACGTCGTCGGCTTCTTCGGCGCGTACGGGGGCGACACCGTCGGCGCGCTCCAGTTCGTCCCCGTGGGTACCCGACCCCGCACCGGCACCGACGTCGCGCGCCCTCTCGACGACGCCGACGTCGCCGCGCTCCTGCGCGCGAGCGTCGCGCGAGCCGGAGGGCAGGGACGCAGCCAGCACCTCACCAGCTCCCTGCCGGGCATGGAGCCGAAGATCGGCCTCGTCCGCACCGGAGAAGCCTGGTTCAAGGCGGCCCCGGACCAGCCCACGACCCACATCCTCAAGGTCGCCCGCGCCGCGGACTCGCCCACGGCCGACCTCGTCGACACCGAGGCCGCGGCCCTCGACCTCGCCCGACGTGTCGGCCTCACCTCGATCGACGCCCACGTCGAGACGTTCGACGACATGCGGTGCATCGTCGTGTCCCGGTACGACCGGGTCCCCGACGAGGCCGCTCCGGGGGGCCTGCGCCGCGTCCACCAGGAGGACGGTGCCCAGGCGCTCGGCATCAACACCCGCGACCCGGAGCGCAAGTTCCAGCACGGGCGGGCCATCCCCTCGCTCGCCGCGATCGCGCAGGTGCTGCGCGACGACGGCGCCCGCCCGGACCCGCTGCTGGCGCTGACGGCCCTCAACCTCGCCGTCGGGAACACCGACGCGCACGCCAAGAACGTCTCGCTCCTGCGCCGCGAGAACGGCACGGTCGCCCTCGCCCCGGCCTACGACGTCTCGATGCACCTGCACCACGACCACGCGTCGCGCGTGTTCGCGATGGACGTGGCGGGCGAGCGGGACATGGACGCGCTCACCGGCGCCGACCTCGTCGCCGAGGGCGTCTCGTGGGGCCTGCCGCGACGGCGCGCCCTCCGGGTCGTGGACTCCACCCTCGACGCCCTGCGGGGTGCGCTCGGCGAGATCGACCGCGCCGCGCACCCCGGCGTGCCGCCCGAGGCGTGGCGCACCGTCGAGGAGCGCACGGACGCCCTCCGGGCCTCGCTCGACTGA
- a CDS encoding GNAT family N-acetyltransferase, with protein sequence MTTAPSPAPGGARPRVRAATPDDLTIVAAIFAPYVRTTAVTFDEEPPTAEQWDARLADARTRGLPFLVAELDGEVVGYAYASPWRPKAAYRHTVEDTIYLAPEAQGRGVGTRLLSALLDACTAAGVRQVVAVIADDPAAAGSIPLHRRFGFAPAGTLQDVGFKRGRWVSTVLMQRTLH encoded by the coding sequence GTGACCACCGCCCCCTCCCCCGCGCCGGGCGGCGCCCGCCCCCGGGTCCGCGCCGCCACCCCGGACGACCTCACCATCGTCGCGGCGATCTTCGCCCCGTACGTCCGCACCACCGCCGTGACGTTCGACGAGGAGCCGCCGACCGCCGAGCAGTGGGACGCCCGCCTGGCCGACGCCCGGACACGCGGCCTGCCGTTCCTCGTCGCCGAGCTCGACGGAGAGGTCGTCGGGTACGCCTACGCGTCGCCGTGGCGCCCCAAGGCCGCCTACCGGCACACGGTGGAGGACACGATCTACCTCGCGCCCGAGGCCCAGGGGCGCGGTGTCGGCACCCGCCTGCTGTCCGCGCTCCTGGACGCCTGCACGGCGGCGGGGGTCCGGCAGGTCGTCGCCGTCATCGCGGACGACCCGGCCGCCGCGGGGTCCATCCCCCTGCACCGCCGGTTCGGGTTCGCCCCCGCCGGGACGCTCCAGGACGTCGGGTTCAAGCGCGGCCGGTGGGTGAGCACGGTCCTCATGCAGCGCACGCTCCACTGA